A single Deltaproteobacteria bacterium HGW-Deltaproteobacteria-4 DNA region contains:
- a CDS encoding type II toxin-antitoxin system HipA family toxin, translated as MGEPRPVGRLAYIGREIIFEYDPGFPVDKLNISPFKLRPPLGSSIIKGPERIFEGLHGVFNDSLPDGWGRLLMDRKLRDIGIRPNQLTPLDRLAWIGSKGMGALLYRPEHVELTKSDSPQWIDLDEVAAAARVVLEDSPEAVFDYLLQVGGSPQGARPKALIGLARDGSSIVHGKDNLPDRYEHWLVKFGSQFDLPESGLIEQAYADMARAAGVVMPESKVLPSNQGPGYFAVKRFDREGNRRIHMHTACGLLHADFRLPSIGYEELLKATQALTRHQLDVEQMFLRMVFNVYAHNRDDHTKNHGFLMDNNGEWRLSPAYDVTFSDGPGGEHTLDIAGEGKNPGLKDIQNVGLAIGLSNATITECVDRVRVAVNKWSEFADRNGIPIKLAEKFTSTFS; from the coding sequence ATGGGTGAACCCCGACCTGTCGGGCGGTTGGCATACATTGGCCGAGAGATCATTTTTGAGTACGATCCCGGGTTTCCTGTCGACAAACTCAACATCTCCCCCTTCAAGCTCCGACCACCTCTTGGGTCAAGCATTATCAAGGGTCCGGAAAGAATCTTTGAAGGACTCCACGGCGTCTTCAATGACAGTCTTCCTGATGGATGGGGACGCCTTCTCATGGATCGCAAACTCCGTGATATAGGAATACGTCCGAATCAACTCACCCCTCTAGACAGGTTGGCATGGATTGGCTCCAAAGGGATGGGGGCGTTGCTTTACCGTCCGGAGCATGTGGAATTAACAAAAAGTGATTCCCCGCAATGGATCGATCTTGATGAAGTTGCGGCGGCTGCCCGAGTTGTCTTGGAAGACAGTCCCGAAGCTGTGTTTGATTATCTTTTGCAAGTAGGCGGCTCACCTCAAGGAGCCAGGCCCAAGGCGCTTATTGGCCTCGCCCGGGACGGTTCATCCATTGTGCATGGAAAAGATAATTTGCCAGACCGCTATGAGCATTGGCTGGTTAAATTTGGCTCTCAGTTTGATCTTCCCGAATCTGGACTCATAGAGCAGGCCTATGCTGATATGGCGCGAGCAGCAGGTGTGGTGATGCCCGAGAGCAAAGTCCTCCCCTCGAATCAGGGACCAGGATACTTTGCGGTGAAAAGGTTCGATCGCGAGGGAAATCGCCGTATCCATATGCATACGGCCTGTGGCTTGCTCCACGCTGATTTCAGATTGCCCAGTATTGGCTACGAAGAACTCTTAAAGGCAACGCAGGCCCTGACCAGACACCAGCTCGATGTTGAACAGATGTTCTTAAGGATGGTTTTCAATGTGTATGCTCACAACAGAGACGACCATACCAAAAACCACGGGTTTCTAATGGACAACAACGGAGAATGGCGGCTATCTCCAGCTTATGATGTCACGTTTTCTGATGGTCCTGGCGGGGAACACACTCTTGACATTGCAGGTGAGGGAAAAAATCCGGGGCTGAAGGATATTCAAAATGTTGGACTCGCTATTGGACTTTCCAACGCAACGATAACTGAGTGCGTAGATCGTGTCAGGGTGGCAGTGAATAAGTGGAGCGAGTTTGCCGATCGCAATGGAATTCCAATAAAATTGGCAGAAAAGTTTACTTCAACATTTTCATAA
- a CDS encoding quinolinate synthase, protein MIENELKEKIRALAIERDALILAHNYQRDEIQEIADITGDSLGLSQEAARTERQVIVFCGVHFMAESAAILAPQKQVLIPRADAGCPMADMVDAEGIKEMRRRHPGAVVVTYVNSSAAVKAESDICCTSANAVRVVNSLVEPEVILIPDRNLGRYIADRTSKICHIWDGYCPTHERLDVKEVLTAKAAHPEALFLAHPECPPAILALADHICSTSGMYEYVQGRSEGTFIIGTEAGILYRLRRENPGKTFILAGHRLICPNMKLTSLEDLYQSLVAMNPIITVDADIAARARITLDRMLAVPRD, encoded by the coding sequence ATGATAGAGAACGAACTGAAAGAAAAAATCCGCGCGCTGGCGATTGAGCGCGATGCCCTGATTCTGGCCCATAACTACCAACGCGACGAAATTCAGGAGATCGCTGATATCACCGGCGACTCCCTTGGCCTGTCCCAGGAAGCGGCCCGGACCGAACGCCAGGTGATCGTTTTCTGCGGCGTCCACTTCATGGCGGAGAGCGCTGCCATCCTCGCCCCGCAAAAGCAGGTGCTTATCCCGAGAGCCGATGCCGGCTGCCCGATGGCCGACATGGTCGATGCCGAAGGGATCAAAGAGATGCGCCGCCGCCATCCCGGCGCCGTTGTCGTCACTTATGTCAATTCGAGCGCGGCGGTGAAAGCGGAGAGCGATATCTGCTGCACCAGCGCCAATGCGGTACGGGTGGTCAATTCTCTGGTTGAGCCCGAAGTCATCCTTATCCCCGACCGCAACCTCGGTCGCTACATTGCCGACCGGACCAGCAAGATCTGTCACATCTGGGATGGCTACTGCCCGACCCACGAGCGCCTCGACGTCAAGGAGGTTCTCACCGCCAAGGCGGCGCACCCGGAAGCCCTTTTTCTTGCCCACCCCGAATGTCCGCCGGCGATCCTTGCTCTTGCCGATCACATCTGTTCGACGAGTGGCATGTACGAATATGTTCAGGGGCGCAGCGAAGGGACCTTCATCATCGGCACCGAAGCCGGCATCCTTTACCGTTTGCGTCGGGAGAATCCGGGGAAGACCTTTATCCTTGCCGGCCACCGCCTGATCTGCCCGAATATGAAACTGACCTCCCTCGAAGATCTCTATCAGTCTTTGGTCGCCATGAATCCGATTATTACTGTGGACGCCGATATTGCCGCCCGTGCCCGCATTACCCTCGACCGGATGCTCGCTGTGCCCCGGGATTAG